In Rhipicephalus microplus isolate Deutch F79 chromosome 7, USDA_Rmic, whole genome shotgun sequence, one genomic interval encodes:
- the LOC142767330 gene encoding uncharacterized protein LOC142767330, translating to MSQKISIGTEEIDLDELDRRIPELGLNVPCCAKGGDGEDGVSGPSSSLCHVFDNLSSWNYVLWHVGLQLREFRVPGRLSLELVVYKDGGGCAHQARTRDARILFHVLLVRHGCVESLHLDEALVEGAGLGECRELVVSALRQNTSLQALTVWRLCEYTSVRSDLFEAIGTMTNLRELALDSTLPRSFVQDALCPLLVDTTCLTTLSTVGIIHDDETGKRLSDALLRNETVETLSVQYSILNTGQDNERSVFCDFLANSTRLTSLSVQGEPGCPYFTDPIIKSIVSPLFFSTRLRKLRLCSFRLSPDCAALLAYLVSRQGCLEILDIGDCLWSPKDWLQRCSTGIPADDDQTCLWMEMFDFTAPVQLSFMALSYDELKLNELRDLLNTVVAIESLKAVSLRKVPLDELKAVCRVIREAGMLSRVHIEEVYYVDSSTLSNLQEYPEALSKVVIRSFAETGPQAFAEAVQLACYCYRVTMLELQLARGFLSNVLAFRKLSEYLSTAVSLRQLSLTGRDEAHLGRTLRSAKQPYSVLLDLIFKNSAIRILRITDFYVGEENLRFLADEVCASKTLCWLIFSSVDNAENDTFVRLIAAKFRDNVTMSYLNVLERTDCVDDEWFVIEDVISRNTGHLTCAAHYILGKDRSPRCADAFEIVRGTNALMSRVDNLKQQV from the exons ATGAGCCAAAAAATAAGCATCGGAACAGAAGAAATAGATCTTGACGAACTCGACCGACGCATTCCGGAACTAGGCCTGAACGTCCCTTGCTGCGCGAAAGGTGGCGATGGCGAAGACGGCGTTAGTGGTCCGTCGTCGTCCCTCTGTCATGTCTTCGATAACCTGTCCAGCTGGAATTACGTCCTGTGGCACGTCGGCTTACAGCTGCGAGAATTCCGGGTTCCCGGTAGACTTTCGCTGGAACTAGTTGTCTACAAGGACGGTGGCGGCTGCGCACACCAGGCGCGCACCCGTGACGCGAGGATTCTGTTTCACGTCCTCCTGGTACGGCACGGCTGCGTCGAGAGCCTGCACCTGGACGAAGCCCTCGTGGAAGGCGCTGGACTCGGCGAGTGCCGGGAGTTGGTCGTCTCGGCCCTTCGCCAAAACACGAGCCTCCAAGCGTTGACCGTCTGGCGGCTTTGCGAGTACAC AAGCGTCCGTTCGGACCTGTTTGAAGCCATTGGCACTATGACGAACCTGCGTGAGCTGGCGCTGGACAGCACCTTACCGCGTTCGTTTGTTCAGGACGCTCTTTGTCCGCTTCTTGTGGACACCACGTGTCTGACAACCCTGTCAACAGTGGGGATTATTCACGACGACGAAACCGGTAAGCGTCTAAGCGACGCACTCCTGCGCAACGAAACTGTCGAGACATTGTCTGTTCAATATAGCATCCTGAATACGGGCCAGGATAACGAACGTTCCGTATTCTGTGACTTCCTGGCCAACAGCACACGGCTAACCTCTCTGAGCGTGCAAGGCGAACCCGGGTGTCCCTACTTCACCGACCCCATTATCAAAAGCATCGTCTCACCCCTCTTCTTCAGCACCAGGCTCCGTAAGCTCCGACTATGCAGCTTCCGGTTATCGCCCGACTGCGCGGCTCTGCTGGCTTATCTCGTTTCCCGACAAGGTTGCCTCGAGATTCTGGACATAGGCGACTGTCTCTGGAGCCCCAAGGACTGGCTGCAACGATGCTCGACCGGTATACCTGCAGACGATGACCAAACTTGTCTCTGGATGGAGATGTTCGATTTTACGGCGCCGGTTCAACTCTCTTTTATGGCCCTCAGTTACGATGAACTCAAGCTGAACGAACTGCGGGATCTGTTGAACACCGTCGTTGCCATCGAGTCTCTCAAAGCAGTATCGCTGAGAAAGGTGCCGTTGGACGAACTGAAGGCAGTCTGCCGAGTCATCAGGGAGGCCGGAATGCTTAGCCGGGTCCACATAGAGGAGGTCTACTACGTCGATTCTTCTACGCTATCTAATCTTCAAGAGTATCCGGAGGCGTTATCTAAGGTGGTGATCAGGTCCTTCGCCGAGACGGGTCCACAAGCGTTTGCAGAAGCAGTCCAGCTAGCCTGCTACTGCTATCGGGTCACCATGCTCGAACTCCAGCTGGCTCGGGGATTCCTCTCAAACGTCCTGGCTTTCCGCAAGCTGAGCGAGTACTTGAGCACCGCTGTATCGCTAAGGCAGCTTTCGCTAACAGGACGTGACGAAGCGCATCTCGGCCGTACTCTTAGATCGGCAAAGCAACCTTACAGCGTACTCCTCGACTTAATCTTCAAGAACTCGGCGATCAGAATTCTGCGGATAACTGATTTCTACGTGGGCGAGGAGAACTTGCGTTTCCTGGCTGACGAAGTTTGTGCCAGCAAGACCCTGTGTTGGCTCATCTTCTCATCCGTGGACAACGCAGAAAACGACACTTTCGTTCGGTTGATAGCCGCCAAGTTTCGCGATAACGTGACCATGTCTTATTTGAATGTCCTGGAACGCACAGACTGTGTGGACGATGAGTGGTTCGTCATTGAAGACGTCATCAGCCGCAATACTGGACACCTGACGTGCGCCGCGCACTATATTTTAGGAAAGGACCGCTCCCCGCGCTGCGCGGATGCCTTCGAGATTGTTCGAGGCACGAATGCTCTCATGAGTAGAGTCGACAACCTCAAGCAACAGGTCTAA